One genomic window of Glycine soja cultivar W05 chromosome 9, ASM419377v2, whole genome shotgun sequence includes the following:
- the LOC114367939 gene encoding transcription factor bHLH35-like: MENIGEEYKHYWETNMFLQTQELDSWGLDEALSGYYDSSSPDGAASSAASKNIVSERNRRKKLNERLFALRSVVPNISKMDKASIIKDAIEYIQHLHEQEKIIQAEIMELESGMPRKSPSYGFEQEQLPVVLRSKKKRTEQLYDSVTSRNTPIEVLELRVTYMGEKTVVVSLTCSKRTDTMVKLCEVFESLKLKIITANITSFSGRLLKTVFIEANEEEKDHLQIKIQTAIKALNNDPLSPMSI, encoded by the exons ATGGAGAATATTGGAGAAGAGTACAAGCATTACTGGGAGACCAACATGTTCCTCCAAACCCAAGAACTTGACAG TTGGGGGTTGGATGAGGCCTTATCTGGGTACTACGATTCGAGTTCCCCGGACGGCGCTGCTTCGTCTGCGGCATCTAAGAACATTGTTTCCGAGAGGAATCGGAGGAAGAAGCTCAATGAAAGGCTTTTTGCGCTTAGATCGGTGGTACCTAACATTAGCAAG ATGGACAAGGCTTCGATTATCAAGGATGCTATTGAGTACATCCAGCACTTGCACGAGCAAGAGAAGATTATCCAAGCTGAGATAATGGAACTTGAATCTGGGATGCCAAGAAAGAGTCCAAGCTATGGTTTTGAGCAAGAACAGCTTCCTGTGGTTCTCAGGTCCAAGAAGAAGAGAACAGAGCAGCTATATGATTCTGTTACTTCAAGAAACACCCCAATTGAAGTCCTTGAG CTGAGGGTTACATACATGGGGGAGAAAACTGTTGTGGTGAGTTTGACATGCAGCAAAAGGACAGACACAATGGTGAAACTGTGTGAAGTGTTCGAATCTTTGAAGCTCAAGATCATCACTGCCAACATCACTTCGTTTTCAGGGAGGCTTTTGAAGACTGTCTTCATTGAG GCAAATGAAGAAGAGAAAGATCATTTGCAGATAAAGATCCAGACAGCCATTAAAGCTCTTAATAATGACCCTTTAAGCCCCATGAGCATTTGa